The following are from one region of the Roseimicrobium gellanilyticum genome:
- a CDS encoding BlaI/MecI/CopY family transcriptional regulator, producing MPARSDEPLPRREREAMDILHRLGESGVGQMQEQMSGEPSYSAVRALLGLLVEKGLARVRKDPTSRQYLYAPAVPLTRARKGALGRMLDTFFGGSPSELVATLLAENERQLPPEELKKIRDMVEEHARKKKTSSR from the coding sequence ATGCCCGCCCGCTCTGATGAACCCCTCCCGCGCCGCGAGCGCGAAGCCATGGACATCCTCCATCGACTCGGGGAGTCCGGGGTGGGACAGATGCAGGAGCAGATGTCCGGTGAGCCCAGCTACTCCGCGGTGCGTGCACTGCTGGGGCTCTTGGTGGAGAAGGGACTGGCCCGTGTGAGGAAGGATCCAACTTCACGACAGTATCTCTATGCGCCGGCGGTGCCGCTCACTCGTGCCCGGAAAGGTGCCCTGGGGCGCATGCTGGACACGTTCTTCGGCGGCTCTCCCAGCGAACTCGTCGCCACCTTGCTTGCGGAAAATGAACGCCAGCTTCCCCCGGAGGAACTCAAGAAGATCCGGGACATGGTGGAGGAACATGCACGCAAGAAAAAAACCTCCAGCCGCTAG
- a CDS encoding M56 family metallopeptidase, whose amino-acid sequence MTSLLLSLTCALLGVLAAACLLPAQAHALRRRVLLVGLLILMALPLLRWFASIAGLAIDLQWNAGQVPAGGEEGPAVGGMRVIAGCWLLGTAAMLLRLFVRWRSMLALAGDSEDASESLPQSMHRIFAGMGQPQVRVSPHVVTACVALWKWKPVVLLPGQAAGWRTSTLRAVLRHELEHARRGDLWWRLAGEVALALWWWHPLAHVVLRRWSEACEQLCDDAVLKSGVRPESYARSLLTLAGGGVAPTPAPAMSFLGRSPSRLRRRVASILSHHGTGHASPSWVACVAIGVLALVLGFAATVHLQREDAAHREQLQTEAQLRLDANPFPADP is encoded by the coding sequence ATGACCTCCCTGCTGCTCTCCCTCACCTGCGCGCTTCTGGGCGTGCTCGCAGCGGCGTGTCTCTTGCCGGCGCAGGCGCATGCGTTGAGGAGAAGGGTGCTGTTGGTGGGGCTGCTGATCTTGATGGCACTCCCACTGCTCCGCTGGTTCGCCTCCATCGCTGGTCTTGCCATCGATCTGCAGTGGAATGCAGGGCAGGTGCCAGCTGGAGGTGAGGAAGGGCCTGCTGTGGGTGGGATGAGAGTCATCGCCGGATGCTGGCTGCTGGGAACTGCCGCGATGTTGCTGAGGTTGTTCGTTCGCTGGCGCAGTATGCTTGCGCTCGCGGGTGATTCTGAAGATGCCTCGGAATCCTTGCCGCAATCCATGCATCGTATCTTTGCGGGCATGGGGCAGCCTCAGGTGCGGGTCTCTCCACACGTCGTCACGGCGTGTGTGGCTCTTTGGAAATGGAAGCCGGTGGTGCTTTTGCCAGGGCAGGCTGCGGGATGGAGGACGTCCACCCTGCGTGCGGTCCTTCGCCACGAGTTGGAACATGCACGCCGCGGTGACCTCTGGTGGCGTCTCGCGGGTGAGGTGGCGCTCGCGCTCTGGTGGTGGCACCCACTCGCGCATGTGGTGCTCCGTCGTTGGTCCGAGGCCTGCGAACAGCTGTGCGATGACGCGGTGTTGAAGTCGGGCGTGCGACCGGAGAGCTATGCGCGTTCCTTGCTGACGCTTGCAGGTGGTGGTGTGGCGCCGACTCCGGCTCCTGCGATGTCCTTCCTGGGCCGCTCTCCGTCGCGTTTGCGCCGTCGAGTGGCATCGATACTCAGCCATCACGGTACGGGGCATGCCAGTCCCTCATGGGTGGCTTGTGTGGCGATTGGGGTGCTGGCGCTGGTACTGGGGTTTGCAGCCACGGTTCATCTGCAGCGTGAAGATGCTGCGCATCGCGAACAGCTCCAGACCGAGGCTCAGCTTCGTCTGGATGCGAATCCGTTTCCGGCGGATCCGTAG
- a CDS encoding thiazole synthase has product MQSKPFIVAGREIRSRLMLGTGKFSSGEKMRAALDASGGEIVTVALRRADLSGKKDPFANILEFIPADKYLLLPNTSGAMNAEEAVRLARLAVAAGLPNWVKLEIHPDPRYLLPDPVETLKAAEVLVKEGFVVLPYINADPVLAKRLQDVGTATVMPLGSPIGSHQGITTRKQIEIIIEQASVPVVVDAGIGAPSHAAEALEMGADAVLVNTAIAVAGDPVRMAQAFKMAVEAGRAAYEIGLADASERASATSPLGAFLNS; this is encoded by the coding sequence ATGCAGAGCAAGCCATTCATCGTCGCCGGACGCGAGATCCGGTCACGCCTGATGCTGGGCACGGGCAAGTTCAGCTCAGGAGAGAAAATGCGTGCCGCGCTGGATGCCAGCGGTGGCGAGATCGTGACTGTCGCCCTGCGCCGCGCGGACTTGTCTGGCAAGAAAGACCCGTTTGCGAACATCCTGGAGTTCATCCCGGCGGACAAGTATCTGCTACTGCCCAACACCAGCGGCGCCATGAATGCGGAGGAGGCCGTGCGCCTCGCCCGCCTTGCCGTGGCCGCCGGCCTGCCAAACTGGGTGAAGCTGGAGATCCACCCCGACCCCCGCTACCTGCTGCCCGACCCGGTGGAAACTCTGAAGGCCGCAGAAGTACTGGTGAAGGAAGGCTTCGTCGTGCTGCCGTACATCAATGCCGACCCCGTGCTCGCGAAGCGCCTGCAGGATGTGGGTACTGCCACAGTCATGCCGCTGGGTTCACCCATCGGCTCACACCAGGGCATCACGACGCGGAAACAAATCGAAATCATCATCGAGCAGGCCTCCGTGCCCGTCGTGGTGGATGCCGGTATCGGTGCCCCCAGCCATGCCGCCGAAGCTCTCGAAATGGGTGCCGACGCCGTGCTGGTGAATACGGCCATTGCTGTGGCTGGCGATCCCGTCCGCATGGCGCAAGCCTTCAAGATGGCTGTGGAAGCCGGTCGCGCCGCCTATGAGATCGGCCTTGCCGATGCCAGCGAGCGCGCGTCCGCGACGAGTCCACTGGGCGCGTTTTTGAATTCCTGA
- a CDS encoding chlorite dismutase family protein produces MSATIPFPSPSAQAATALKPLVPVEGLHVVHLYYTVDHGLWQTLTNEEQQAAKTRLAELVQTIRSHPRTQLLTFSVITPKADLGFMLMTPDLQDANLFEKQLTLGLGPDILEPVYSYYSMTELSEYSTSEEEYKKQLRAELQNQEEHGTEIVLSPNDLDGSDTFELRLNEWRERMKKYNQDRLYPNMADWPVLCFYPMSKRRSDGNNWYATEFEARRELMQGHARVGRQWHGKVRQLITGSTGLDLMEWGVTLLAHDTYHIKGIVYQMRFDEVSSKYAEFGDFYIGLQMPLDELLRRVQL; encoded by the coding sequence ATGTCTGCGACCATCCCCTTCCCCTCGCCCTCGGCCCAGGCGGCCACGGCTCTCAAGCCCCTCGTCCCGGTGGAGGGACTGCACGTGGTACACCTCTACTACACCGTGGACCACGGCCTGTGGCAGACGCTGACCAATGAGGAGCAACAGGCAGCCAAGACCCGCCTCGCCGAGCTGGTACAGACCATCCGCTCCCATCCGCGCACCCAGCTCCTGACTTTCAGCGTGATCACCCCCAAGGCCGACCTCGGCTTCATGCTGATGACGCCGGATCTGCAGGACGCGAACCTCTTTGAAAAGCAGCTCACACTCGGCCTCGGCCCGGACATCCTAGAGCCCGTGTACAGCTACTACTCCATGACAGAGCTCAGCGAGTACAGCACCTCCGAGGAGGAGTACAAAAAGCAACTCCGCGCCGAACTGCAGAATCAGGAAGAACACGGAACCGAAATCGTGCTCAGCCCGAATGACCTCGATGGCAGCGATACCTTCGAACTCCGCCTGAACGAATGGCGCGAGCGCATGAAGAAATACAACCAGGACCGTCTCTACCCAAACATGGCGGACTGGCCCGTCCTCTGCTTCTACCCCATGAGCAAGCGCCGCTCCGATGGGAACAACTGGTACGCCACCGAGTTTGAAGCACGCCGCGAGCTGATGCAGGGACACGCCCGCGTCGGCCGCCAGTGGCATGGCAAGGTTCGCCAGCTCATCACCGGCTCCACCGGCCTGGACCTCATGGAGTGGGGCGTGACGCTGCTGGCGCACGACACCTACCACATCAAGGGCATCGTCTACCAGATGCGCTTCGACGAAGTCAGCTCGAAGTACGCCGAGTTTGGCGACTTCTACATTGGCCTCCAGATGCCACTGGATGAACTGCTGCGCCGTGTGCAGCTCTAA
- a CDS encoding ferredoxin, with translation MADVENKYPQNTSGKFYVDDQCIDCDLCRETAPANFTRDDDGGHSFVYKQPENDEEQRLCDEAMAGCPVEAIGADGE, from the coding sequence ATGGCAGACGTCGAAAACAAGTATCCGCAGAATACCTCTGGCAAGTTCTACGTGGACGACCAGTGCATTGACTGTGACCTGTGCCGCGAGACTGCCCCTGCCAACTTCACCCGTGACGACGACGGCGGGCACAGCTTTGTGTACAAGCAGCCGGAGAACGACGAAGAGCAGCGCCTCTGCGACGAAGCCATGGCTGGCTGCCCTGTGGAGGCGATCGGTGCGGACGGCGAGTAA
- a CDS encoding DciA family protein gives MRWANRRERLRHQAITDWRGVEDGPLMDSHAQSLESIIPQILKTWKLDERLREDDVAAAWEAIVGSFNARHTAPDGLKRGVLTVRVLQPALHHTLMMQKGSLLKRLQERFGEKEIKDLRFKHG, from the coding sequence ATGCGCTGGGCCAATCGCCGAGAAAGACTTCGCCACCAGGCCATCACGGACTGGCGTGGGGTGGAGGATGGGCCGCTCATGGACAGCCATGCGCAAAGTCTGGAGTCCATCATCCCGCAGATCCTGAAGACGTGGAAGCTGGATGAGCGCCTGCGCGAGGACGACGTGGCGGCGGCGTGGGAGGCCATCGTGGGCTCCTTCAATGCCCGCCACACTGCGCCCGATGGCCTGAAACGCGGGGTGCTCACGGTGCGTGTGTTGCAGCCAGCCCTGCACCACACGTTGATGATGCAGAAGGGCTCGCTGCTAAAGCGGCTACAGGAACGTTTTGGCGAAAAGGAGATCAAGGATCTCCGCTTCAAGCACGGCTGA
- a CDS encoding fused MFS/spermidine synthase, translating into MSKPSSKKPGVESSSAAVVSPSASPSDARVTHWLLAVICFLSGASVMVIEISANRLLAPHFGNSIYTWTALIGVVLIALSGGAWLGGVLADKFGRVDLLATLLTGAAVLTMLIPVLSTWFSPGLSTRGLIAGPVFISLFLFALPAILLGAVSPASVRFYSMVNQDRQVGHAAGVISMLGSLGSFVGTFLSGFFLLSAFGVKSIFIGTGVLLLLLALIAFWMARKPAKQQAGHVGAIIAAGLVGYFVEAPVSAEVVHQETSFYHQITVKEPKNYPGARVLELDNTTEGGMRIADGGLILDYQNFWRLALLNENLKLERALFIGAGAFGMPEEVSRVVQGSHVDVVEIDPAVINVGRKFFKLDEHPNVHAHASDARRYLRQSEGNYDLIFGDAYSGRQHVPAHLVTQEFFAEVKSKLSPNGVFLMNLISATQGEKSELLSYILGTLRRVFPHVEVFAVGNGGDVQNIILLGSNQSWKPWLEDKYYLPSSREFRMVSRRLLERQLPAEAGPLTDDKNPADAIVARQLLH; encoded by the coding sequence ATGTCCAAGCCTTCCTCTAAAAAGCCCGGCGTCGAGAGTTCGTCTGCCGCCGTTGTGTCGCCGAGCGCGTCGCCTTCGGATGCCCGCGTCACGCACTGGCTGCTGGCCGTCATCTGCTTTCTTTCCGGAGCATCGGTCATGGTCATTGAGATCAGTGCGAACCGGCTCCTCGCTCCACACTTTGGGAACAGCATCTACACGTGGACGGCCCTCATTGGAGTGGTGCTGATTGCATTGAGCGGTGGTGCGTGGCTCGGCGGGGTGCTGGCGGATAAATTTGGCCGTGTGGACCTGCTCGCCACACTGCTCACGGGTGCCGCGGTGCTCACCATGCTCATCCCGGTGCTAAGCACCTGGTTTTCACCTGGCCTCTCCACTCGGGGGCTCATCGCGGGTCCGGTGTTCATCTCGCTGTTCCTCTTTGCCCTGCCCGCCATCCTGTTGGGTGCGGTGTCACCCGCGAGTGTGCGGTTCTACAGCATGGTGAATCAGGACCGCCAGGTGGGACACGCTGCGGGTGTCATCAGCATGCTGGGCTCACTGGGCAGTTTTGTGGGCACATTCCTTTCAGGGTTTTTCCTTCTCTCCGCCTTTGGGGTGAAGTCCATTTTCATCGGCACGGGGGTGCTGCTGCTGCTGCTGGCGCTCATCGCCTTCTGGATGGCACGCAAGCCGGCGAAACAACAGGCGGGCCATGTGGGGGCCATCATTGCCGCAGGATTGGTAGGCTATTTCGTCGAGGCGCCCGTGTCCGCGGAAGTGGTGCATCAGGAAACTTCATTCTACCACCAGATCACGGTGAAGGAGCCCAAGAACTATCCCGGGGCACGCGTGCTCGAACTCGACAATACCACTGAGGGAGGCATGCGCATTGCCGACGGTGGCCTGATCCTCGACTACCAGAACTTCTGGCGTCTGGCCCTCTTGAACGAGAACCTCAAGCTTGAGCGTGCACTCTTCATTGGCGCCGGCGCCTTTGGCATGCCGGAGGAAGTGTCCCGCGTGGTGCAGGGTTCGCATGTGGACGTGGTGGAGATCGATCCCGCGGTGATCAACGTGGGCCGCAAGTTCTTCAAACTCGATGAACATCCCAATGTGCATGCGCATGCCAGCGATGCCCGCCGCTATCTCAGACAGAGTGAGGGGAACTATGATCTCATTTTTGGCGATGCGTACAGCGGCAGGCAGCATGTGCCCGCGCATCTGGTGACGCAGGAATTCTTTGCGGAGGTGAAGTCCAAGCTCAGTCCGAATGGTGTATTCCTGATGAACCTCATCTCGGCAACGCAAGGAGAAAAATCGGAGCTGCTCTCCTACATCCTCGGAACCTTGCGCAGGGTGTTTCCGCACGTGGAGGTGTTCGCCGTGGGAAATGGAGGCGACGTGCAAAACATCATTCTCCTGGGATCAAACCAGAGCTGGAAGCCGTGGCTGGAGGACAAGTACTACCTGCCGAGCAGTCGCGAGTTTCGGATGGTCTCGCGCCGCTTGCTGGAGCGCCAGCTTCCTGCTGAAGCGGGGCCGCTCACCGATGACAAGAATCCTGCGGATGCCATCGTGGCGCGCCAGTTGCTGCACTGA
- a CDS encoding PQQ-dependent sugar dehydrogenase, which yields MIFATTPTARRFGWLAAVMLGAVQAVANPIPGEDSDVPKEIPLTDSAAQYRLQRLYVKQRFDSPVAMAVMPLPEPRHAIMQQRGEIWVLPQDEILGTPERFLDFREQLKKVILFEEGFHGMAFHPDFAQDGKFYISYSTVEPRRTIISEMRTTEGNPLQADPSTERVLLELPHIMANHFAGGLAFGPDDKLYIAIGDGGMRDEPYRLAQNPFSLHGKLLRIDVDDRTGALPYGIPKDNPFADKQEWRPEIWALGLRNPWGFSFDRVTGQLWLADVGQDIWEEVNLIKKGRNYGWSDRDGPRQAGFHSTPFLPDRKYEEPVYAYMHSEGVSITGGFVYRGNRLPRLEGCYIYGDWGFGTLSALRYEPDSGTVQERFSLHRRPENTETPFNPTMISEDVSGEIIIMSQEGNVYTLIPAAGE from the coding sequence ATGATCTTCGCCACTACCCCCACGGCCAGGAGATTTGGATGGCTCGCCGCTGTGATGCTGGGAGCCGTGCAAGCAGTCGCGAATCCCATCCCGGGCGAGGACTCGGATGTTCCCAAGGAGATCCCGCTGACGGATTCAGCCGCGCAGTATCGCCTGCAGCGTTTGTATGTGAAACAGCGCTTTGATTCGCCTGTGGCCATGGCGGTGATGCCGCTGCCGGAGCCACGTCATGCCATCATGCAGCAGCGGGGCGAGATCTGGGTGCTGCCGCAGGATGAGATCCTCGGCACGCCGGAGCGATTTCTGGATTTTCGTGAACAGCTCAAGAAGGTCATCCTTTTTGAGGAGGGCTTTCATGGAATGGCCTTCCATCCAGACTTTGCGCAGGATGGGAAGTTCTACATTTCCTACTCCACGGTGGAGCCACGTCGCACGATCATCAGTGAAATGAGAACGACGGAGGGGAATCCTCTCCAGGCGGATCCAAGCACGGAGCGTGTGCTTCTTGAGCTGCCGCATATCATGGCGAATCACTTCGCGGGCGGTCTTGCGTTCGGACCCGATGACAAGCTGTACATCGCCATCGGTGATGGTGGCATGCGTGATGAACCGTACCGGCTCGCGCAGAATCCCTTCTCGCTGCATGGCAAGCTGTTGCGCATCGATGTGGACGACCGCACGGGCGCTCTCCCTTACGGCATTCCCAAGGACAATCCTTTCGCGGACAAGCAGGAGTGGCGCCCGGAAATCTGGGCGCTGGGTCTCCGCAATCCCTGGGGCTTCTCCTTTGATCGTGTGACCGGCCAGCTCTGGCTCGCGGACGTGGGGCAGGACATCTGGGAAGAGGTGAATCTGATCAAGAAGGGCCGGAACTACGGCTGGAGCGATCGCGATGGACCACGACAGGCAGGCTTCCATTCCACGCCCTTTTTGCCCGACCGCAAGTATGAGGAGCCTGTGTACGCTTACATGCACTCGGAAGGTGTGAGCATCACCGGTGGCTTCGTGTACCGCGGCAATCGCCTGCCTCGCCTCGAGGGCTGCTACATCTACGGTGACTGGGGTTTCGGCACCTTGTCGGCGCTGCGTTATGAGCCGGATTCCGGGACGGTGCAGGAGCGTTTTTCCCTCCATCGCCGTCCAGAGAATACGGAGACTCCCTTCAACCCCACGATGATCTCCGAGGACGTGTCCGGTGAGATCATCATCATGTCCCAAGAGGGGAATGTGTACACGCTCATCCCCGCGGCGGGAGAGTGA
- a CDS encoding sugar phosphate isomerase/epimerase family protein, with translation MKLSPRLLSFAALASLALAVGVFAANPVPDSVKQGGFAIGPQAYSFNRFTAFEAVEKAAAAGAKCIEFYPGQKLSKEKPDSKLHHTMNDEDFAALQAKLKQHDVTAVNYGVVGGKDEAEWRKIFEFAKKLNLYAITTEDVKNIDVIEKLVKEFDIKVGYHEHAKRPLDRSYQLWDPNYVAQLVKDRDPRIGACADTGHWQTSGLKPVDCLKILKGRIISSHLKDREAIGEKKPDIVYGTGVSDIAGCLAELKAQGFDGNISVEYENKWEDNVPDIKTCIEFVKNWGEKNK, from the coding sequence ATGAAACTATCGCCACGTCTCCTTTCATTCGCCGCGCTGGCCTCGCTCGCCCTGGCCGTGGGCGTCTTCGCCGCCAATCCCGTCCCCGACTCCGTGAAGCAGGGCGGATTCGCCATCGGACCCCAGGCCTACTCCTTCAACCGCTTCACTGCGTTTGAAGCTGTGGAAAAGGCCGCCGCCGCCGGTGCGAAGTGCATCGAGTTCTATCCCGGGCAGAAGCTCAGCAAGGAGAAGCCCGACTCCAAGCTGCATCATACCATGAATGATGAAGACTTCGCCGCACTCCAGGCCAAGCTGAAGCAGCACGATGTCACCGCCGTGAACTACGGCGTGGTCGGCGGCAAGGACGAAGCCGAGTGGCGCAAGATTTTTGAATTCGCGAAGAAGCTGAACCTTTACGCGATCACCACCGAGGACGTGAAGAACATCGACGTCATCGAGAAACTCGTGAAGGAGTTCGACATCAAAGTGGGCTACCATGAGCACGCCAAGCGTCCGCTGGACCGTAGCTATCAGCTCTGGGACCCGAACTATGTGGCCCAGCTCGTGAAAGACCGCGACCCCCGCATCGGCGCCTGCGCAGATACTGGCCACTGGCAGACGAGCGGTCTCAAGCCCGTGGATTGCCTGAAGATTCTCAAAGGCCGCATCATCAGCAGCCACCTCAAGGATCGTGAGGCGATTGGTGAGAAGAAGCCGGACATCGTGTACGGCACGGGCGTGAGCGACATCGCCGGCTGCCTTGCCGAACTCAAGGCCCAGGGCTTCGATGGCAACATCTCCGTGGAGTATGAGAACAAGTGGGAAGACAACGTCCCCGACATCAAGACCTGCATCGAGTTCGTGAAGAACTGGGGCGAGAAGAACAAGTAA
- a CDS encoding class I SAM-dependent methyltransferase, producing the protein MHANLITPSSIIASVKAQQKTAWESGNFGVVAQYNELAAEEFMSRLPLTSSMTVLDAACGTGNLAVIAAQLGCKTSGIDIASNLIAQARHRASHLGLNINYMEGDVEDLPYVANSFDAVISMFGVMFAPQPRKVVQEMLRVTKPGGVIALACWTQEGFIGHMFQVFRRHLPPPPISTPSPLEWGTESIVRDRLFNGIGLLRMTRRTTHLRYPFSPRETVDFFREYYGPTRKAFESLDVIGQKALLADLVRLQEEHNVSGNPEVTDTPAEYLEIVARRL; encoded by the coding sequence ATGCACGCAAATCTAATCACCCCCTCCTCCATCATCGCCTCCGTCAAAGCCCAGCAAAAGACCGCCTGGGAGAGCGGGAACTTCGGCGTCGTCGCCCAGTACAACGAACTCGCCGCGGAAGAGTTCATGTCCCGTCTACCGCTCACCTCCAGCATGACCGTGCTGGACGCTGCCTGCGGCACTGGCAACCTCGCGGTGATTGCCGCCCAACTCGGTTGCAAAACCAGCGGAATTGACATCGCATCGAACCTCATCGCCCAAGCACGACACCGCGCCAGCCATCTGGGACTTAACATCAACTACATGGAAGGCGATGTGGAGGATCTCCCTTACGTCGCGAACAGCTTCGACGCGGTGATCAGCATGTTCGGCGTGATGTTTGCACCGCAGCCTCGCAAGGTGGTTCAGGAGATGTTGCGCGTTACAAAGCCCGGCGGCGTCATCGCCCTGGCCTGCTGGACACAGGAAGGATTCATCGGTCACATGTTCCAGGTTTTCCGCAGGCATCTGCCGCCCCCGCCCATCTCCACCCCATCGCCTTTGGAATGGGGCACTGAGTCCATCGTACGTGATCGTCTCTTCAACGGCATCGGATTGCTTCGCATGACACGGCGGACAACGCACCTTCGCTACCCGTTCTCACCAAGGGAGACCGTGGACTTCTTCCGTGAGTACTATGGTCCTACGAGGAAGGCCTTCGAGTCGCTCGACGTGATCGGCCAGAAGGCTTTGCTCGCAGACCTCGTCCGCCTCCAGGAAGAGCACAATGTCTCTGGAAATCCTGAGGTGACGGACACACCTGCCGAGTACCTGGAGATCGTCGCGCGACGTCTCTGA
- a CDS encoding SCO family protein, with protein sequence MNTFQLYLVGLASLVALLHVQPADPEPSPLLKRSPWRDYEAPQPGTYTLPVVKEAADGEVLDSRGHSLRLGEAFKGRVTVMSFIYTRCADATACPYATGILNELHRISTTDAELAKDVGLVSMSFDPVADTPQRMAEYAKVMAGRKQGSPWRFLTTASPAALEPILKAYDQAVSVKKNPADPAGPLNHTLRVYLIDREGRIRNIYSSGTLDLRLVLADVRTLLREAPARPSSSS encoded by the coding sequence ATGAATACCTTTCAGCTGTACCTTGTTGGTCTGGCCAGCCTGGTGGCACTGCTTCACGTGCAGCCTGCCGATCCGGAGCCCTCTCCCCTGCTCAAGCGCAGCCCCTGGCGAGACTATGAAGCGCCCCAGCCCGGGACCTACACTCTCCCCGTGGTGAAAGAGGCCGCGGACGGTGAAGTGTTGGACTCCAGGGGACACAGCTTGCGACTTGGCGAAGCCTTCAAAGGACGCGTCACCGTGATGAGCTTCATCTACACGCGCTGCGCCGATGCCACCGCCTGCCCCTATGCCACCGGAATCCTGAATGAACTCCACCGCATCAGCACCACAGATGCGGAGCTCGCAAAAGACGTGGGTCTTGTCAGCATGAGCTTCGACCCTGTGGCGGATACGCCCCAGCGCATGGCGGAGTACGCGAAGGTCATGGCTGGTCGCAAGCAGGGTTCGCCCTGGAGGTTCCTCACCACCGCGTCTCCCGCCGCACTGGAGCCTATCCTCAAGGCTTACGATCAGGCCGTGAGTGTTAAGAAAAATCCCGCCGATCCCGCTGGCCCGCTCAATCACACCCTGCGTGTCTACCTCATCGACCGCGAGGGGCGCATCCGGAACATCTACAGCAGCGGCACGCTCGACCTGCGCCTGGTGCTTGCAGATGTGCGCACTCTCCTGCGCGAAGCACCGGCACGCCCATCTTCGTCCTCCTAG
- a CDS encoding selenium-binding protein SBP56-related protein, which translates to MLNRTWCFSRSGLFAAALLTLASATPATADETCSSPYLARIEGQEEFVYVWTLGEEGLGDGSDKLVTIDVKPGSPTYGKVIHTHSLGSRNEAHHGGFTDDRRQLWLSGLESSRIFIYDVHTDPAKPKFVKSIDDLVEKSGGALGPHGVYALPGRVLIPCLSNAQDKTGRTALVEYTNDAQYITTHWIPSPRDMRGVENAELADGYGYDARVLPRKNVLLTTSFTGLDNYMTAFPKVAADPEAMKRFGGTMVQWDFHTRQPKKVFAVPGAPLEIRWAWGEKHNYAFTATALTSKIWLFYEDEKGNWQAKEVAHVGDPKGGVIPVDISLSADDKTLFVDSFADGTCRAYDVSNPHHPMLIHENQIGRQLNMVSQSWDGKRLYFSSSLLAKWDKEGTANEQFVKGFTWDGRQLTKKFELDFTELKLGRPHHMLFGSTKVGN; encoded by the coding sequence ATGTTGAACCGCACTTGGTGTTTCTCCCGCAGTGGCCTTTTTGCTGCCGCACTGCTCACCCTCGCCTCCGCCACACCGGCGACCGCGGATGAGACCTGCTCCTCCCCCTACCTCGCCCGCATCGAAGGGCAGGAGGAATTCGTTTACGTCTGGACTCTCGGGGAGGAGGGACTCGGAGACGGCTCCGACAAGCTGGTAACCATCGATGTGAAACCCGGCTCGCCGACCTATGGCAAGGTCATCCACACCCACTCTCTCGGCAGCCGGAATGAAGCGCACCACGGTGGTTTCACTGATGACCGCCGCCAGCTCTGGCTCTCCGGTTTGGAGAGCAGCCGCATCTTCATCTACGACGTGCACACGGATCCCGCGAAGCCGAAGTTCGTGAAGAGTATCGATGACCTTGTGGAGAAGAGCGGCGGTGCGCTCGGCCCGCATGGTGTGTATGCCCTGCCCGGTCGCGTGCTCATTCCCTGCCTCTCCAATGCGCAGGACAAAACCGGCCGTACGGCGCTGGTGGAATACACCAATGATGCGCAGTACATCACCACGCACTGGATCCCTTCCCCCAGGGATATGCGTGGCGTTGAGAACGCCGAACTCGCTGATGGCTATGGCTATGATGCGCGCGTGCTGCCACGGAAGAATGTGCTGCTTACCACTTCCTTCACCGGCCTGGACAACTACATGACCGCCTTCCCCAAGGTGGCCGCGGATCCAGAGGCCATGAAGCGCTTCGGTGGCACGATGGTGCAGTGGGACTTCCACACCCGCCAGCCGAAGAAGGTCTTCGCCGTGCCGGGCGCGCCCCTGGAAATTCGCTGGGCCTGGGGTGAAAAGCACAACTATGCCTTCACCGCGACGGCGCTGACTTCGAAAATCTGGCTCTTCTACGAAGACGAAAAGGGCAACTGGCAGGCCAAGGAAGTGGCACACGTCGGTGACCCGAAGGGCGGCGTCATCCCAGTGGACATCAGTCTGAGCGCGGATGACAAGACACTCTTTGTGGACTCCTTCGCCGATGGCACCTGCCGTGCCTACGACGTCTCCAATCCGCATCATCCCATGCTGATCCACGAGAACCAGATTGGCCGCCAGCTCAACATGGTGTCCCAAAGCTGGGACGGAAAGCGACTCTACTTCAGCAGCTCCCTCCTTGCGAAGTGGGACAAGGAAGGCACGGCCAATGAGCAATTCGTGAAGGGCTTCACCTGGGATGGCCGGCAACTCACCAAGAAGTTCGAGCTGGACTTCACCGAGCTGAAATTGGGGCGCCCCCACCACATGCTCTTCGGCTCCACCAAAGTGGGCAACTGA